Proteins from a single region of Congzhengia minquanensis:
- the fabZ gene encoding 3-hydroxyacyl-ACP dehydratase FabZ: MNKEEIMKILPHRDNMLLIDEVELIDGTARGKKKILGDEWFLKGHFPGNPVVPGVILCEILAQTTCACLPGQSTEGKLTLFTGLDKVKFRTPVVPGDVFETECVITKIREPFYFAKGKGYVSGKLCVSAEYSFAITDKKA, translated from the coding sequence ATGAACAAAGAAGAAATTATGAAAATTCTGCCCCACCGGGACAATATGCTTTTAATTGATGAGGTGGAGCTGATTGACGGCACAGCCCGCGGAAAGAAAAAAATTTTGGGTGACGAGTGGTTTTTAAAAGGCCATTTCCCCGGAAATCCTGTTGTTCCCGGCGTAATTCTCTGCGAAATTTTAGCGCAGACAACCTGCGCCTGCCTTCCTGGGCAATCCACTGAGGGTAAGCTCACATTATTTACCGGGCTTGACAAGGTAAAGTTCAGAACGCCTGTGGTTCCAGGGGATGTGTTTGAAACGGAATGTGTCATAACAAAAATCCGCGAGCCCTTTTATTTTGCAAAGGGCAAGGGCTATGTCAGCGGTAAGCTTTGCGTTTCCGCAGAATATTCATTTGCCATCACGGATAAGAAGGCTTGA
- a CDS encoding acetyl-CoA carboxylase carboxyltransferase subunit beta — translation MKLNQILDFCKANIVVEKKTCKKCGKEHSVTKLLKSDFICPECGYYFRMNALQRIALIADDDFQEIDGELMSKNLIDFPGYDEKLKKALETNDKNEAVTCGTCTIGGNKAAIFVMDSTFMMGSMGTVVGEKITRLFEFAKKENLPVVGFTTSGGARMQEGIFSLMQMAKVSGAVKRHSDAGLLYVTVLTDPTLGGVTASFAMGGDITIAEPNALIGFAGARVVEQTTGQALPKGFQRSEFQLDHGFVDLIEERGKLKDTLASILKLHEVRANGSI, via the coding sequence ATGAAACTGAATCAGATTTTGGACTTTTGTAAAGCAAATATTGTTGTAGAAAAAAAGACCTGCAAAAAGTGCGGCAAGGAACATTCTGTTACAAAGCTTTTAAAAAGTGATTTTATTTGTCCGGAATGCGGCTATTATTTCCGCATGAATGCGCTCCAGAGAATAGCGCTGATTGCAGATGACGATTTTCAGGAAATTGACGGCGAATTAATGAGCAAAAATTTAATTGATTTTCCTGGATATGATGAAAAGCTGAAAAAAGCGCTGGAAACAAACGACAAAAACGAAGCGGTTACCTGCGGCACATGTACGATTGGCGGTAATAAGGCCGCAATCTTCGTAATGGATTCTACGTTTATGATGGGCAGCATGGGAACGGTTGTCGGCGAAAAAATTACCCGCTTATTTGAGTTTGCCAAGAAAGAAAATTTACCCGTAGTTGGTTTTACCACCTCCGGCGGTGCCAGAATGCAGGAGGGAATTTTTTCTTTAATGCAAATGGCAAAGGTGAGCGGCGCGGTGAAACGCCACAGTGACGCGGGACTTCTTTACGTCACAGTGTTAACCGATCCCACCTTAGGCGGCGTTACTGCAAGTTTTGCAATGGGGGGCGATATTACCATTGCCGAACCAAATGCACTAATTGGTTTTGCAGGCGCAAGAGTTGTAGAGCAAACCACAGGCCAGGCGCTGCCAAAAGGATTTCAGCGTTCAGAATTTCAGCTTGACCATGGCTTTGTCGACCTGATTGAGGAACGTGGCAAGCTGAAAGATACCCTGGCATCTATTCTGAAACTACACGAGGTAAGAGCAAATGGAAGCATATAG
- the accA gene encoding acetyl-CoA carboxylase carboxyl transferase subunit alpha: protein MEAYSRVLNARKSQRPMGGYFINAIFDNFIEMHGDKRFGDDGAIVGGIAALGGIPITVIAMERGQSIDERMRRNFGCPSPEGYRKALRLMKQAEKFHRPVICFIGSSGAYCGIGAEERGQGEAIAENLMEMMTLKTPIVSVVVGEGGSGGALALGVADTVIMLENAVYSVISPEGCASILWKDSSRAHEAAEVLKLTAEDLYKFGIIEKIIYEGEKSAEDIGLELKTELLNEINNKSRFTIENLLEHRYNRFRKIGAEQ, encoded by the coding sequence ATGGAAGCATATAGCAGAGTTTTAAACGCGAGAAAAAGCCAGCGTCCTATGGGCGGATACTTTATCAACGCCATATTTGATAATTTTATTGAGATGCACGGCGACAAACGATTTGGAGACGATGGCGCAATCGTCGGCGGAATTGCAGCACTTGGCGGAATTCCCATCACAGTGATTGCAATGGAACGCGGCCAGTCCATAGACGAGCGCATGCGGCGCAACTTTGGCTGCCCCAGCCCGGAAGGATATCGAAAGGCCCTTCGTTTAATGAAGCAGGCGGAAAAATTTCACAGGCCGGTCATTTGCTTTATCGGCAGTTCCGGTGCATATTGCGGAATTGGCGCTGAAGAACGCGGCCAAGGCGAAGCCATAGCAGAGAACCTAATGGAGATGATGACGTTAAAAACCCCTATCGTTTCTGTTGTGGTAGGCGAAGGCGGCAGCGGAGGTGCGCTTGCACTCGGTGTGGCTGATACCGTTATCATGCTGGAAAATGCGGTTTACTCTGTCATTTCTCCTGAAGGCTGCGCCAGTATTCTGTGGAAGGATTCTTCCCGCGCCCACGAAGCAGCAGAGGTCCTAAAGCTGACAGCAGAAGATTTATATAAATTTGGAATTATTGAAAAAATTATTTATGAGGGCGAAAAATCCGCTGAGGATATTGGCCTTGAACTAAAAACGGAGCTTTTAAACGAAATCAACAACAAAAGCAGATTTACTATAGAAAATCTGCTTGAGCACCGGTATAACCGTTTCAGAAAAATTGGAGCGGAACAGTAA
- a CDS encoding S-layer homology domain-containing protein produces the protein MRKTKKVLALLVSLSMLATSGVFLTATAQVEAPNADKTSTEPLAEKDNLLPEAKEIEDISFADLGDHWVTPTVKMLAAGKYVQGVGDGKFLPEKNVTRAEFVTMAVNALRLEATKYAGCAKDITADKWFADTIETANVNGLLDAALFTDGNFSPDKDITREDASLIIAKAAESKDAKADSAAVSFTDSDSISAYAKDGVAKAFSFGLLAGYPDGSFKPQATLTRAEASELLVRTIEIGDRLAIYVDPENGDDKNDGTKNAPVASINAARELVKANNDDMENHLFVFLKAGDHYISEEIKMGEDESGSNGYNVVYTSYGEGKAQLMMGKHFSGFELADADLNIYKTKVGDIQSRQVFINDVRAIRAKSAGELTNAEMTDFGFYSDDTFLADYKNIKDLEFVTYSNWTQPRCGVSDVTVEEGRAKIVMDQPGWSNNSDNTPWKAPHWYENAYELLDMPGEWYIDSTDGYLYYIPRSFEDPKTMVATIPEGERMLTLEGTADKPIHNITFDDVEFAYTTWLRPNDEKGYNDGQNNFIDGGLPETAVLVKCARYIDFTNNKFSKLGAAALQMRYSIQECDVIGNEFADLSGTAVSLGNGPGDNYETEIKPTEYKYYTINNRINNNYMHDIGVDYGSSAAISASWPKYTEINHNEIANVNYSGMHIGYGWGTYAEDKEKAGTGLYKVQLNYNYIHDVMNSKLYDGGPIYTLGATGGTYENPSEWCNNYFENDRNAYGSVYPDEGSTFWLIENNVIDYNDVDKWNFDGRGTPTVPKWLHIHTTSIRYNTARNNYSTTAEKNLASPFNNIEEPMVYADGEWPEEAQNIIDEAGLEAKYLAKYPVSVQRFNLNQEEFVAKVGAKKQIEIEAFGRKQSVAKPDDYQVTYVSSDPSVAAVSDTGEISVLSEGRVKVYVNVLADGIVRTKEIDVICGDELETVELATTGLTVIKDFESTISPKGTSKFGRSLAIEEVKYTVEDENVATVDEKGNVKGLAVGTTTIHGAFTVDGVTVEKDIPVNVITYSKEGSEKLPSTKLSGDFFNPENWKNAKASADGKGVVVTGNNSCYTKEKLADGLYSFDMQIDDPHSWPSLGFKIPDKDKEFSGSDLYFIGFKTDHIEVQRFKNGQRTMFLGSSEFNPVGGPGVPNNGQILEYGKTYHVTAGTIEEKDGVRIILTVNGKNIVDYLDNDKDALRGPGYMGVYVGGGTFTFSPYTGE, from the coding sequence ATGAGAAAGACAAAAAAAGTGTTGGCTCTGCTGGTATCGTTGTCTATGCTTGCAACCTCGGGTGTGTTTTTAACTGCAACTGCCCAGGTGGAAGCGCCAAATGCAGACAAGACAAGCACCGAGCCGCTTGCTGAAAAGGACAATCTTCTTCCAGAAGCAAAAGAAATTGAGGATATTTCTTTTGCAGATCTGGGAGACCATTGGGTAACACCAACTGTAAAAATGCTTGCTGCCGGCAAATATGTGCAGGGCGTAGGCGATGGAAAATTTCTGCCTGAAAAGAATGTAACAAGGGCAGAATTTGTTACAATGGCGGTAAATGCACTCAGATTGGAAGCAACAAAATATGCCGGCTGCGCAAAAGACATTACAGCTGACAAATGGTTTGCAGACACCATAGAAACGGCAAATGTAAACGGTCTTTTGGATGCAGCGTTGTTTACAGACGGCAATTTTTCTCCAGATAAAGACATCACAAGAGAAGACGCTTCTTTAATAATTGCAAAAGCAGCAGAATCAAAAGATGCAAAGGCTGACAGTGCGGCTGTTTCCTTTACAGACAGCGACAGCATCTCGGCTTATGCAAAAGACGGCGTGGCAAAAGCATTCTCATTCGGACTTTTGGCAGGCTATCCCGACGGAAGCTTTAAGCCGCAGGCAACCTTAACCAGAGCAGAAGCAAGCGAGCTTTTGGTTCGTACCATTGAAATCGGCGACAGGCTTGCTATTTATGTTGACCCCGAAAACGGCGACGACAAAAATGACGGCACGAAAAACGCTCCTGTTGCTTCTATCAATGCGGCACGCGAGCTTGTGAAGGCAAATAATGACGATATGGAAAACCATCTTTTTGTTTTCCTAAAGGCCGGCGACCATTATATTTCTGAAGAAATTAAAATGGGCGAGGACGAATCCGGTTCAAACGGCTATAACGTCGTTTACACTTCTTACGGCGAAGGCAAGGCACAGCTGATGATGGGCAAACATTTTTCAGGCTTTGAGCTTGCGGATGCAGACTTAAACATTTATAAAACCAAAGTGGGCGACATTCAGTCCAGACAGGTATTTATAAATGATGTGCGTGCAATCCGTGCAAAGAGCGCAGGCGAGCTGACAAACGCTGAAATGACGGACTTTGGCTTCTATTCTGATGACACGTTCTTGGCAGATTACAAGAATATTAAAGACTTGGAATTTGTTACGTACTCAAACTGGACACAGCCCCGCTGCGGCGTGTCTGATGTAACGGTTGAAGAAGGCAGAGCGAAAATCGTTATGGATCAGCCGGGCTGGTCGAACAATAGCGACAACACCCCGTGGAAAGCGCCTCACTGGTATGAAAACGCCTATGAGCTTTTGGATATGCCTGGTGAATGGTATATCGACAGCACAGACGGTTATCTTTACTACATTCCGAGAAGCTTTGAAGACCCGAAAACCATGGTTGCAACCATTCCGGAAGGCGAAAGAATGCTGACGCTGGAAGGAACGGCCGACAAGCCGATTCACAACATTACCTTTGATGATGTTGAATTTGCTTATACAACTTGGCTGCGTCCTAACGATGAAAAGGGCTATAACGACGGACAGAACAACTTCATTGACGGCGGCCTTCCCGAAACAGCTGTTTTGGTGAAATGTGCAAGATATATCGATTTTACCAACAACAAGTTTTCAAAACTTGGCGCTGCAGCGCTTCAGATGAGATATTCCATTCAGGAATGCGATGTTATCGGCAATGAATTTGCGGACCTTTCCGGTACGGCAGTGTCTTTGGGCAACGGCCCCGGAGACAACTACGAAACAGAAATTAAGCCCACAGAATATAAATATTACACCATTAACAACAGAATTAACAACAACTATATGCACGACATTGGTGTTGATTATGGTTCTTCTGCTGCCATTTCTGCTTCTTGGCCGAAATATACGGAAATCAACCATAACGAAATTGCGAACGTAAACTATTCCGGCATGCACATCGGCTACGGCTGGGGCACTTATGCTGAAGATAAAGAAAAGGCAGGAACCGGTCTTTATAAAGTTCAGCTGAATTACAATTATATTCACGATGTAATGAACAGTAAACTTTATGACGGCGGCCCGATTTATACCTTGGGTGCAACAGGCGGCACATATGAAAACCCCAGCGAGTGGTGTAACAACTACTTTGAAAATGACAGAAACGCATACGGTTCTGTTTACCCTGATGAAGGGTCTACGTTCTGGCTCATTGAGAACAATGTAATTGATTATAACGATGTTGACAAATGGAACTTTGACGGCAGAGGAACACCAACTGTTCCCAAGTGGCTTCATATCCACACAACCAGCATTCGCTATAACACAGCAAGGAACAATTATTCTACAACTGCTGAGAAGAACCTGGCATCTCCCTTTAACAACATTGAAGAACCCATGGTCTATGCTGACGGCGAATGGCCGGAAGAAGCACAGAACATTATTGATGAAGCTGGCCTTGAAGCAAAATATCTTGCAAAATACCCTGTTTCTGTGCAGAGATTTAATTTAAACCAGGAAGAATTTGTCGCAAAAGTAGGCGCGAAAAAGCAGATTGAAATTGAAGCATTTGGGCGCAAACAGTCTGTTGCAAAACCGGATGACTATCAGGTAACCTATGTAAGCTCAGATCCATCCGTTGCAGCGGTAAGCGACACAGGTGAGATTTCTGTTCTGTCTGAAGGACGCGTTAAGGTTTATGTAAATGTTTTGGCAGACGGTATTGTCAGAACAAAAGAAATCGACGTTATCTGCGGCGACGAGTTGGAGACTGTAGAACTTGCAACGACTGGCCTTACAGTTATCAAGGATTTTGAATCCACCATTTCACCGAAAGGTACTTCTAAATTCGGCAGAAGCTTGGCAATTGAAGAAGTAAAATATACCGTAGAAGATGAAAATGTTGCCACAGTGGACGAAAAAGGTAACGTTAAGGGGCTTGCAGTAGGCACCACCACCATTCATGGCGCATTTACTGTTGACGGTGTAACCGTTGAAAAAGATATTCCGGTAAATGTTATCACTTATTCAAAAGAGGGTTCTGAGAAATTACCGAGCACAAAGCTTTCCGGCGATTTCTTTAATCCTGAAAACTGGAAAAATGCGAAAGCATCAGCAGACGGCAAAGGCGTAGTTGTTACAGGAAACAACAGCTGCTACACCAAAGAAAAACTGGCAGATGGACTCTACAGTTTTGATATGCAGATTGACGATCCGCACAGCTGGCCATCTCTGGGCTTTAAAATTCCGGACAAAGATAAAGAATTTTCCGGAAGTGATTTGTATTTTATCGGCTTTAAAACCGATCATATTGAAGTGCAGAGATTTAAAAACGGACAGCGCACCATGTTCTTGGGCTCAAGTGAATTCAATCCTGTTGGCGGACCCGGCGTTCCGAATAACGGACAAATTTTAGAATATGGGAAGACATACCATGTAACGGCCGGTACGATTGAAGAAAAAGACGGTGTTAGAATTATTTTAACCGTAAATGGAAAAAATATTGTTGACTATTTAGACAACGATAAAGATGCCTTAAGAGGCCCCGGATACATGGGCGTGTATGTAGGCGGCGGAACATTTACATTCTCACCTTATACCGGAGAATAG
- a CDS encoding HAD-IIB family hydrolase, translated as MDHPKIRLVLCDVDGTLLDKGQTVVSSAVFHTIRQSVSCGVQFVIASGRSYPDLKSLFAPVVSIVSFICCDGALAVKNGGILYQATLEKAVVNTLFDKIALSGQESLVIYGRDHTYCFGNNDLFKTSTPVTSINEVYGNVYKLAFFKFSDQTKQAVRSFAAKSRQLSEIYADSSWTEFVAFGTDKGSAAAALQKQWDISSLETAAFGDNTNDFGMLRQARLSFASPAAVSDIKRMCKFQTTSVTDEILNILRER; from the coding sequence ATGGATCATCCGAAAATCCGATTGGTTCTGTGCGACGTTGACGGCACGCTGCTTGACAAAGGGCAAACAGTCGTATCGAGCGCAGTGTTTCATACAATTCGACAGTCCGTGTCCTGCGGCGTCCAATTTGTTATTGCCAGCGGAAGAAGTTACCCGGATTTAAAATCCCTATTTGCACCTGTTGTAAGCATCGTTTCCTTTATTTGTTGCGACGGGGCTCTGGCAGTGAAAAATGGTGGTATTTTGTATCAGGCCACTCTTGAAAAAGCTGTTGTGAACACTTTATTCGATAAAATAGCACTTTCCGGACAGGAGTCCCTTGTGATTTACGGACGCGACCACACTTACTGTTTTGGCAATAATGACTTATTTAAAACTTCAACGCCGGTCACTTCAATAAACGAAGTTTATGGCAATGTTTATAAGCTGGCGTTTTTTAAGTTCTCTGACCAAACGAAGCAGGCGGTAAGAAGCTTTGCCGCTAAATCGAGACAGCTTTCCGAAATTTATGCCGACAGTTCCTGGACAGAATTTGTTGCTTTTGGAACAGACAAAGGCTCTGCTGCGGCTGCCCTGCAAAAACAGTGGGACATTTCGTCCCTTGAAACTGCAGCATTCGGAGACAATACAAACGATTTCGGCATGCTTCGTCAAGCCAGACTCAGTTTTGCCTCCCCGGCGGCAGTATCCGACATCAAGCGAATGTGCAAATTTCAGACAACCAGCGTAACGGACGAAATTTTAAATATATTACGAGAAAGGTGA
- a CDS encoding glycyl radical protein: MSKYTIRNTPKTDRITRLVNHLFEKMPQVESERAVLVTESYKQTENLPIILRRSRAFRHILENIPIVIRPDELVVGSATKAPRSCQTFPEFSFEWLEAEFDTIEKRTADPFYISEDTKKALSSANQYWKGKTTSELATSLMNPRTLTAMEHNMFTPGNYFYNGIGHVTVKYDEVLAVGFRGIIERAKNELEHCNVGDENYAEKSTFLEAVIESCEAVITYAKRYARLALKEAETCTDEARKLELLLIAHNCATVPENGANSFYEACQSFWFVQMLLQTESSGHSISPGRFDQYMYPYYEKDLKSGALTPEFAQELIDCIWVKLNDLNKARDAASAEGFAGYSLFQNLIVGGQSAPGVDATNDLSFMCIEASKHVMLPQPSLSIRIWNGTPQDLMMKAADLTRTGIGLPAYYNDEVIIPALINRGLTMEDAVDYNIIGCVEPQKAGKTDGWHDAAFFNMCRPLELVFSRGMDKGVQVGPKTKCIAEMTTFDEFYSAYKAQMNDMISLLVNADNSIDVAHAKRCPLPFLSSMVDDCIARGKSVQEGGAIYNFTGPQGFGIANMADSLYAIKTLVFEEKKFTLLELKEALDHNFGESASEKQVEEITVKIAEELAKNGKTVDDRAIQEIIETVKAASASGDGAKYKKIKEMIDEVPKFGNDIPEVDEFARDVAYTYTRPLETYKNPRGGIFQAGLYPVSANVPLGAQTGATPDGRLANTPVADGVSPSAGKDTHGPTAACNSVSKLDHFIASNGTLFNMKFHPSALKGQSGLEAFCALVRAYFDQKGSHIQFNVVDRATLLDAQKNPEKYKGLVVRVAGYSALFTTLSKSLQDDIIKRTEQGM, encoded by the coding sequence ATGAGCAAGTACACAATTAGAAACACTCCCAAAACAGACCGAATCACGCGGCTTGTAAACCACCTATTTGAAAAAATGCCGCAGGTGGAAAGTGAACGCGCCGTTTTAGTAACGGAATCTTATAAACAAACGGAAAACCTTCCAATTATTTTAAGAAGGTCGCGGGCGTTCCGCCATATATTAGAAAACATCCCCATTGTTATCCGGCCAGATGAACTGGTAGTGGGCAGCGCCACAAAAGCGCCCAGAAGCTGTCAGACTTTTCCTGAGTTTTCCTTTGAGTGGCTGGAGGCAGAATTTGATACCATTGAAAAAAGAACAGCAGACCCGTTCTATATTTCAGAGGACACAAAGAAGGCGCTTTCCTCTGCCAACCAATATTGGAAAGGCAAAACCACGAGCGAGCTTGCAACCTCATTAATGAACCCAAGAACACTCACTGCCATGGAACACAACATGTTTACTCCCGGAAACTATTTTTATAACGGTATCGGCCACGTCACAGTGAAATATGACGAGGTACTTGCCGTTGGATTCCGCGGGATTATTGAGCGTGCAAAAAACGAATTGGAACATTGCAATGTAGGCGATGAAAACTATGCAGAAAAAAGCACGTTTTTAGAAGCGGTTATTGAAAGCTGCGAGGCGGTTATTACCTATGCAAAACGGTATGCCCGGCTGGCGTTAAAAGAGGCTGAAACATGCACAGATGAAGCGCGCAAGCTGGAGCTTTTGCTCATTGCACACAACTGCGCAACCGTTCCGGAAAACGGCGCAAACAGTTTTTATGAAGCCTGTCAGTCGTTTTGGTTTGTGCAGATGCTTTTGCAGACGGAATCCAGCGGACACTCTATCTCCCCGGGCAGATTCGACCAGTATATGTATCCTTATTATGAAAAGGATTTAAAAAGCGGCGCCCTGACGCCAGAATTTGCCCAGGAATTAATAGATTGTATCTGGGTGAAGCTGAACGATTTAAACAAAGCCCGCGATGCAGCCTCAGCCGAAGGGTTTGCGGGATATAGCCTGTTCCAAAATCTGATTGTGGGTGGGCAGTCTGCCCCGGGGGTTGACGCCACCAACGATTTGTCCTTTATGTGTATTGAAGCGTCGAAACACGTGATGCTTCCCCAGCCGTCCCTTTCCATTCGTATTTGGAACGGCACCCCCCAGGATTTGATGATGAAGGCCGCCGATCTCACCCGCACGGGAATTGGCCTGCCGGCTTATTATAACGACGAAGTGATTATTCCAGCTCTCATTAACCGCGGCTTGACCATGGAAGATGCGGTAGACTACAACATCATTGGCTGTGTTGAACCCCAAAAGGCCGGTAAAACCGATGGCTGGCACGACGCGGCGTTCTTTAACATGTGCCGCCCGTTAGAGCTAGTGTTCTCCCGCGGTATGGACAAAGGCGTGCAGGTGGGGCCGAAAACAAAATGCATTGCCGAAATGACTACTTTTGACGAATTCTACAGCGCCTATAAAGCACAGATGAACGATATGATTAGCCTGTTGGTAAACGCAGACAACTCTATTGATGTGGCCCACGCAAAACGCTGCCCGCTTCCATTCTTGTCCTCTATGGTAGACGACTGCATTGCACGTGGAAAATCTGTTCAGGAGGGCGGTGCAATTTATAACTTTACCGGCCCCCAGGGGTTTGGTATTGCCAATATGGCGGACTCGCTGTACGCCATTAAAACGCTTGTGTTTGAGGAAAAGAAGTTTACCCTTCTAGAGTTAAAGGAAGCGCTTGACCACAACTTTGGAGAATCTGCTTCTGAAAAACAGGTGGAGGAAATTACTGTAAAAATCGCTGAAGAGCTTGCCAAAAACGGTAAAACGGTTGACGACCGAGCCATTCAGGAAATCATTGAAACGGTGAAAGCCGCATCGGCCAGTGGCGACGGTGCAAAATACAAGAAAATAAAAGAAATGATTGACGAAGTTCCCAAATTCGGCAATGACATTCCTGAAGTAGACGAATTTGCACGGGACGTTGCATATACCTATACAAGACCGTTAGAAACCTATAAAAATCCCCGCGGCGGAATTTTCCAGGCCGGGCTCTACCCCGTTTCTGCCAACGTGCCTCTGGGTGCGCAAACAGGAGCAACGCCGGACGGACGTTTGGCCAATACCCCGGTTGCCGACGGTGTTTCACCCTCTGCCGGAAAAGATACCCACGGCCCAACCGCTGCCTGCAACTCTGTTTCTAAACTTGATCACTTCATTGCGTCAAACGGCACGCTGTTTAATATGAAGTTTCACCCCTCGGCTTTAAAGGGACAGTCTGGCTTAGAGGCCTTTTGTGCACTGGTGCGGGCCTATTTTGACCAAAAGGGAAGCCACATTCAGTTTAACGTGGTAGACCGCGCAACACTTTTAGACGCGCAGAAAAATCCTGAAAAATATAAAGGTTTGGTTGTCCGTGTGGCCGGCTACAGTGCACTGTTCACCACCCTTTCAAAATCACTGCAGGACGATATTATTAAAAGAACGGAACAAGGGATGTGA
- a CDS encoding glycyl-radical enzyme activating protein — translation MSLYDTKGRIFDIQRFSVHDGPGIRTIVFLKGCVLRCKWCCNPESQSFAVEEMSLGGKLKTVGRDVTVGEVMETVKRDMPYYRRSGGGLTLSGGESLCQPDFAVALLRASKEYSINTAMESTGFAKFDVIEQYLPYLDLYLMDIKHMNSKKHEQFTSRPNELILENAKKIAEKAKQLIIRVPVVPTFNDTESEILEIARFAASLPNVNELHLLPYHRLGQDKYKGLGRTYELPELLPPADEKMQRLLAKAKTTGLKCQIGG, via the coding sequence ATGAGTCTTTACGATACCAAGGGCAGGATCTTTGATATTCAAAGATTTTCAGTTCACGATGGTCCCGGAATTAGAACCATTGTGTTTCTAAAGGGCTGTGTCCTCCGCTGCAAATGGTGCTGCAATCCCGAATCCCAAAGCTTTGCCGTTGAGGAAATGTCGCTGGGCGGCAAGTTGAAAACCGTTGGACGGGACGTTACCGTAGGCGAGGTTATGGAAACGGTGAAACGTGACATGCCGTATTACAGGCGGTCTGGCGGTGGCCTGACGCTATCCGGCGGCGAGTCTTTGTGCCAGCCCGATTTTGCTGTGGCGCTCCTTAGGGCTTCGAAAGAATACAGCATTAACACGGCAATGGAGTCCACAGGGTTTGCAAAGTTTGATGTAATTGAGCAATATCTTCCCTATTTGGATTTATACCTTATGGATATTAAGCATATGAACTCAAAAAAGCACGAACAGTTTACATCGCGGCCCAACGAACTGATTTTAGAAAATGCAAAGAAAATCGCAGAAAAAGCAAAGCAACTGATTATCCGCGTACCGGTTGTTCCTACTTTTAACGATACGGAAAGCGAAATTTTGGAAATTGCCAGATTTGCGGCAAGCCTTCCGAATGTAAACGAGTTGCACCTGCTCCCCTATCACCGTTTGGGACAGGACAAATATAAAGGATTGGGGCGCACTTATGAACTGCCGGAGCTGCTACCTCCCGCCGATGAAAAGATGCAGCGGCTGCTTGCAAAAGCCAAAACCACAGGCTTAAAGTGCCAGATAGGAGGCTGA
- a CDS encoding BMC domain-containing protein encodes MSDTEILNLKDKMRIIQEIVPGKQITIAHIIANPDKILYQKLGLDPSVDYSKSAIGIVTISPAETAIIIADIATKSSGAEIGFVDRFSGTLIITGTVSEVESALRALCDYSKDVLGFTVCDISKT; translated from the coding sequence ATGTCTGATACTGAAATTTTAAACTTAAAAGATAAAATGCGGATTATTCAGGAGATTGTTCCGGGAAAGCAAATTACCATTGCCCACATCATTGCAAATCCTGACAAAATTTTATATCAGAAACTGGGACTTGACCCCAGCGTGGACTATTCAAAATCCGCCATCGGCATTGTAACCATCTCCCCGGCAGAAACGGCAATTATCATTGCCGACATTGCCACAAAATCCTCCGGTGCTGAAATTGGGTTTGTAGACCGGTTCAGCGGAACGCTGATTATCACCGGAACGGTATCAGAGGTAGAATCCGCTTTAAGAGCACTCTGTGATTACTCCAAAGATGTTCTAGGCTTTACCGTCTGCGACATTTCTAAAACGTAA
- a CDS encoding EutP/PduV family microcompartment system protein, which produces MRKIILIGRSECGKTTLTQALMGKKIEYQKTQSICNENLVIDTPGEYIQTKMLAGAIALYSYEADIVGLLLSATEPFSLYSPNITGQSTREVIGIVTKIDHKNADSHRAERWLRLCGCKKVFCVSAYTGEGICELLNYLS; this is translated from the coding sequence ATGAGAAAAATTATTTTAATCGGCAGAAGCGAATGCGGCAAAACAACGCTGACACAGGCGCTTATGGGAAAAAAAATTGAATACCAGAAAACCCAGTCCATCTGTAACGAAAATTTGGTAATTGACACGCCGGGAGAATATATTCAGACAAAAATGCTGGCGGGCGCCATTGCGCTCTATTCCTATGAAGCGGATATTGTTGGCCTGCTGCTTTCCGCCACGGAGCCGTTTTCCCTTTACAGTCCCAACATTACAGGACAGTCAACAAGGGAGGTTATCGGAATTGTTACCAAAATAGACCACAAAAACGCAGATTCCCACCGTGCAGAGCGCTGGCTTAGGCTCTGCGGCTGCAAAAAGGTGTTTTGTGTAAGCGCCTACACCGGCGAAGGAATCTGTGAACTATTAAATTATTTGTCATAA